The sequence below is a genomic window from Lolium perenne isolate Kyuss_39 chromosome 7, Kyuss_2.0, whole genome shotgun sequence.
GCATAATTCAAACGGCCCTGTGACCGCTGAATGAAACCATCGGTGACACCATCATCGGGGACAGCGAAGTCCATCCATGTCTCCCCCTCCGTGTCCAACACAGCTAGACAAGGGGAAACCTCAGAGCAGTCGGCTTGAAAATGCAGATAGCCATTAAGAAAGACAGAAACTAACTCATCCTTGAGGAGCCTGATACATGCGTTCCATCGCTTCTCCTTATAAGCCCACCGTCTCGTTTCAGACGAATACACTGCCGCTCCAACGACGACACGGTCCCAGTAAACCACCGGATCCATCACCAACTCAAACACATGGAAATGCGACGACAGGGCTGGGTCAAACCCCAAGCGCACGGCGCTCACCTCCTTGGTGGCCTTGCCGGAGCCCGGCAATACGGTCCACTTCGTCGTGGCGGGATTGCACACGACATAACTGAACCTGTCACCCTCGGAGGAGATGTCGTAccggcggcagaggaggaggccgTTGCAGCAGTCCAATAGATCGACACGCCCGTTGTTGTGCAGGAAGGTGTCGACCGGAGGGCAGCGTCTCCCTGGGAAACTGGTGAAGTGGATGGGTGCTTGCAGCCGCCACTCGTAGGTGTAGGTGCTGCTGTGGAGGAAGCCGGCCAGGGCTTGGGGGAGCTTCTTGCGGTGGTCGGGGTGGTCGATGAGGCTCAGCCAGTGGTTGGAGACGCACTTGAAGCGGCAGAGCGACCTGGCCGGGACGCGCGAGAGGACCTCCACGAGGAGGTCGTCGGTGAGTCCCTCCACCGCCGTGCCGCTGGGAGGAGTCGAGGACGACCTGCACAAAGAGAGACGGTGGAGAGGTGAAAAACGGAGGGGAAGGTCGCCATGATTGACGCTACCTCTGCCGCTTCAACGCACCTGACTCGAGGTGAAGTACGGCCTTCCTCACACGGGGGAGAGCGATCCGCGGGGATGGACATGGCGGCGGAAGAAAGCGGCCGGCGGTGCCGTCGCGACCGGAGGAGATCTTTCTACGTTGGCGAATGGGCCGTCAGTTAGATGGGCTGAACCGTGTCACAACTCACAACCCGATCCACGGCTTCTCATTTCGTTTCTGTTGAATTccctcaaaagaaaaaaaatcgtTCCTAACAAAACGGCTGTCTTGCGGGACTGCACGTTGATTTTTGTCATTTTATAACTGACCTGGAACAGCTTTCAGTGATGAGTGATGACACAAAACAGCTCCCACCTAGCgcggcgggcgggcgggcggagATGCAGATGCGCATGCGCATGCACACGGGGGCGCCCGACTCGGTCCATTTTAATTCCACCCCCCTTAATTTAGTACTCCAAGTCTCACAGCTGCCTCACGCTCACGCAGCGCACGCTCTCCTCGAATTAATTAACCGCTTTATACGGCCGAGAAACCAGCTAGCTAGGACGCGGGCCAGCCTGGACATCCATCAAATACCTCATTAATTCGCCGAATCAACCCCATTCTCTCCTCAACCTCAACTACTCTACCACTCACTTGCTCACGTGTACTAAATCCTtcgatttcttttcttttcttgccCAACTGCATGATCCTGTACATggactttttcttttcttttcccactgCCAAAGTGCAAGCTAAttaatcatcaccatcatcatctaacaGTAATAGCTGCTCTGTTCAAAATTCTGGCATGCATGACTCATCGGAAACCTACGCCATTCAGCCTAGTGTACTATTTACTGCACAGATTTAACTACTCGATCAACACCTTGTTTCGTTCCTAAAACCTCGCTCTTCATTCTCTTCAACGCCAATCTCTTCAAATTTATTTACTGGACACAACCTTTCAACTGCCATCCGGCTGCATCCAATTCCTAAGCCCTGCCGTGAATTCCTCCATCTTCCTTTTTCCTCCTATCATTCCATTGCACTCTCCTCTACTACCATTCACTTGCTCACCTGTATAAGCTGCTCAAACACTAAATCCAtccattttcttttcttttcttgtcCAACGACATGCTCATGTATAGGGGATTCATTTTCCCTACCAACTAGTCAACCTAGCTAATTCATCACCATCTAATAACTCGCCACTTCAAATAAAATTCCTCAGCAAAACAGACCAAATAATAACCATCAGTCAAATGTGCACAAGGCCACAACTATGCACAGctcgacaaaattgtttcttctcttttcttttgcttcaccAAGTGCATGCTACTGCATACGGATTTCATCTGCAAACTGGTCAAGCTACTAACTCGTCAGTTCAAATTTTTGCCATCCCTCGTCCTATTTCCTCCACAAACCAGATCAAATCAAATAATAACCAGCACTCAAACAAAACCACCTCCATCACAGACCACACCAAACAACATTTTGCGGCAACAATTAGGAAACAGAGGGACTGATACCATGCATATTACAACAACAATCGCTATGAATTAGGAAACAGGGGGACTGATACACTGTGTATTACAACAACAATCGCTCTTCGTCATCAGTCAGGACCATTACTTGCTAAGCCTACACCATGCATGTGCTTAACGGTTAGTTGCCTGCACCCGCACCTGCACCTGCACAAAACATAACGGGTCAGCCACAACAGGAAAACCATCAACGTTTACAAGGATGCattcgtcctcttcttctttatAACAAGAAAACAAGCTGTGCACTATCTAGTGCTGCCTCACCAATCCTTCACGCATCAAGCTACTCCCTGCTACCAACAGGCTGCAGATGAACCCAAGCACCCCTATCATAACGGATATACAAGCCGCCACCGGCTTCACCGTTGGCTAGCTGCGCCCGCCCGCACCAACACAAAACGCAGCCAGCCAGCCAACCGAGACAGGGAAACCAGCAACGCTTGGATAAAACACCAAGTGCTTCAACTATTAGTAACAGGTGACCAAGGCAGATGCATATAGACTAGCACTCTAACTTGGCATCAGGTATTGATACAATACTACAAATGAAGAAACCATAGGACGAATTAAATCCTTACTCTTCTAAATCAATTAAAGCAGCCTCGTTCAAAAATTCGTCATGACCTTTGCTGTTTTTTTGATAGTCAAACCTGCACAGCGAAAAATATATGCTTCAGTTGAGCCAATAGCCAAAACCCTCATACGTGACATACACACATAGAACTAAACTCAGACTAGAGGTCTAAATACTCCAGGAAACAGAACAAGGAGTGCCGACACTAGGCCCATGCACAATAGCACGGCGATCCCATCATGGGAAACTTACATACACCACAGCTGGCTACAGCATCTACGGGTTCCAGCTAGCTTACCCTTGTTGTCATCATCTACTTCTCCTCCTCATTGTCCTTGCAAAAAACAAAACATGATAAATGTGTTAGTGCGCAGTATACTAAATTAAGCAAGAAACCATCCGCAACATATGCAATGGCATGGTCGATTCTAGAGACAACATGTATGGATACTAATTCATCTACATCGAGCAAGCATTCAACTTAACTGGAACATACATGAACATATCAGTCAACATGGAAGACCATTCATCCAGTGAAAATGTTCTGCGTGGCTATTTCAATCAGATCCCACACATTATCCGTATGGCTGCCGATCTACTATTTAAGCATGTTAAATCGACACAACAACAATTGAAACTACTCCAGACAAAATACTAGCATATTGCATCAGGACATGATCAACTACACAAGGCAAACCATGATGAATCAATATGTGTGGCTGTTTACTACTCCATCAGCACATATCCACATAGGGGAATCGACACTTGTTTTGCACAAGAACTAAAAACGCCTCACCAGCACATGACCTTTGCTGTTTTTTCGACAGTCAAACCTGCACAGCAAACAATATATTCTTCAGTTGAGACAATAGCCACGATCCTCATACGTGACATACACACAAAACTAAACTCGGACCAGAGGACTAAATACTCCAGGGAAACAGAAAAAGGAGTGTCAACACTAGGCCGATGCACAATAAGCACGGCTATCCCATCCTGGCAAACTTACAGGACACCACAAGTGGCTGCAGCAACTACAGGTTCCAGCTAGCTTACCCTTGTTGTCATCATCTACTTCGCCTCCTCCTCATTGTCCTTGCAAAAAACAAAACATGATAAATGTGTTAGTGTGCAGAATAGTATAGACCAAAGCAAGAAACCATCAGCAACAACAGCAATGGCATGGTCAATTCTGGATTCAACATGTATGGATACTAACTCATCTACATCGAGCAAGCATTCAACTTAACTGGAACATACATGAATATATCAGTCAACATGGAAGACCAAAAGCTCTAGCATCCATCCAGTGAAAATGTTCTGCGTGGCTATTTCAATCAGATCCCACATATTATCCGTATGGCTGCCGATCTACTATTTAAGCATGttaaatcaacacaacaacacttgaaACTACTCCAGACAAAATACTAGCATACTGCAAAGGGACATGATCAACTACACAAGGCAAACCATGATGAATCAGTATGTGTGGCTGTTTACTACTCCATCAGCACATATCCACATAGGGGAATCGACACTTGTTTTGCACAAGAACTGAAAAAACACCTCACCAGCACATGAATTAGATAGCATGTATCACAAATAATAGCACCTGAAGCAGACCTACGAGACAAAGATTTATACCACCAAAATTGAAGACATGATCCGCAGCCACCGGAGCGCCTCCCCGCTGCACTCGCATATATGGCCGAGGACGTTCACCACCGCACCTCCTCATGTTTCCTCTCCGAGGCGGCCTCCCGGTATCCCCGCTTCGCTCCCTTTAGCTCCTCCTTCTGTGATGAGCTTTGAACCTGTAAATGAATATAAGTTTTTAGCACTGTATATGGATAGCAAGCACCGAATAATCAAAACAAAATGAGCACAACTACCGACTACATCTCTCTGCCTACATACAGTGCATATACATGTACAGCCGACACATGCAATCCAACTGAAAAAAATACAATTTTTTGCATGGTTACATGGAGCAGGGGAAGAGAGAGATCTCACCAGGAGCAGCACGTCGTTGTGATGGCCGGGAACAGGAGCGGCATCTCGAGGAGGTGGTCACCGGGAGTCCCCAACAGCAGCTCCGGGAGGACGCCGGCAGGAACACCTCGGGGAGGCGACCAGCAGCTCGTCCTCCCAGCCTCCCGGCCGCGATCCCTGCCCCGCGTGGAGTTCCTCCGGCGGCCGCGGCCGTCGCCGGGCGCCAGCGTCGCGCTGCTTGGGCTGTCCCCGCCTGTACAAGGCCAAGCGTGGACAGAGGGCGTCGATCTGCTGAGGGGCTCGTCCAGGGCGGGCTGGCCGGCTGGGGTAGTAGGGGAAGAGGTACAGGCGGAGGGGACGTGCTGGGGTTGGAGGAGACGAGACGGCGCCGGCGAGGGTGACGACGGCCGACAGAGCGGGTAGCGGGAGAGAGGGAAGTCGAAGAGGGAGAGGGGGCCGATGGTTGGGGAGATTGCAGAgtggccggcggcggaggagctaGGCGGCCGGTGGCGGGGGTCTTTGGCGGCTAGGATTTAGGCTGTGGGCAAAGATTGGGTTGTTCCACGCCGTGGCACAGGTAGAGGAGGAGAAGGGGGAGCTAGGGCGGCGGTCTACAgctcgtgggctcgccggatgtgaCCGGGATGTTTGGCGACGGAGGGGATttgggtggtggtgctggtggcgTCGGAGGAGAGATTGGCCGGTGGTGTGGGTGGGGGGCAAGAAGGAGATGGACAGAGTAGTACTGGTGTGTCACTATGTCGTGACCCGGGGATATTTTGGACGCACGCCCCGCGTGATGGGCTCCAAATTTTCTTTTGTCTCCCGCCCAGCCTAAATCCAAACTTTGTTCGGCGCTAAAAGTGAGATGCAGTGGAGTGGTATGCCATGTCATCGATCCACGCCATGTTTTCGCGGATTACACTCACATCCGTTCATATCATTTGTATCCATCGGCTGATACTGCATTCATGTTATGTCACGTTCCTGCTTAGAACTAGGGCTAACCTACGTGAAATTTATGTCTTCCCATCACCTCAAAAGTAGCACTTCGGCAGACGTGGAGCGGTTCCTTACGCGAGAGAAAGTCGTCTCGTCTTCGCACCGGGCGACACGTTTCTAGCGGCTCTCCTCCCCTGATGGCCATGGTCGTCGGTGGGTGGGTGGGTCACCGGAGACCGCGTTCGGCCTGTGGTGTAGGTAGGTTCTTGTACCTAGGTTTCAGCCATCCATCTCTTCGGCTccgcggtggtgatggtggcggtGAATAAATCTCCTCCAGTTCCGGTTCCGGCGAGATCGCCGACGGATTTGGAAGGGCGGGTCTGCTTCGCCTGGTTTCATCTGATTCTCGGCGTGCAAGTTATATGTCCAAGCAATGGCGATGAGGTAGTGGCGCCGCTGCTGCTCTGTTCTTGTGTTCTCCCCGTCCCGCTCCAGCACTGGTCGTGCTCACTTAGCCATCAACGCATGCAGGGGAGATTTGTGTTGGGGTGGTGTCCGGTTGTTGTCGCGTCAGGCGGCGCTGTCGGCATACAAGTGGAGAAGAAAGTCCAGGATCTGGGATTGCGATGTGATGGTGGTGGATTCGGTGCTCTGCCACGACGACGTAAGTGGCAGGCGAGAGGTCTAGGATGGGAGGAGCACGGGGACGTTCCCCGGTCGGCACGCAACAACGACAAAATCAATATCGTTAGATGCATCAGGCAATGTATTTTCCTATCATATTATAGTTGTTCACGGTTTTTTCTAAAATATTGGCCAAAGTTTACCTAGCTTGACTTATAAAAATATAGACGCCGGGCGAGTAGATTGTAAGAGACCACAAGTTTGTCAATGGATATGCTGCTCCCTTGCACTgaagcaccaatgcactgaagcaCCAATCTAGGATCATTATTCCACGAAGCGAGATGGTTAGTGCCTCTTATTTCATGTGAAAAAGAAACAAATGGGTAGGCATATAAATTTTAGGTATGGCGTGACCACTACTAGAGATAACCTTATAGCCGCACTTCTTACCGTCGGCAAGTCCGATTTGAAGATGCCGGTGGTAAGGCCTATTAGACCCTCCTCGCGTTAACATCGGCGAGTTGTAACGAGTTCGCCGGGGGTAGTGCAGTTACCGCCGGCAAAATGTAATCGAAAACACCGACGGTAAGGTGAGCCGAGACCACCCGGACGGGCCTCCAATTACCGCCGGCGATTTGAACTCGGAAACGCCGGGGGTAATATAATTACCGCCGGCGAAGATTTGCATGCGCCGGGGGTAATTTGGGCCGTTGTGGGCCATTTTATGCCAAAATTAGCGATGGCGTCTACCATTTGTTTTTGCCATGGATAAATGACTGGGCATTGTATTGTCCTACGAAGTGCTCGCTCGTGTGACGCGTTAGATTAGAATCACGTGGCCGCCATCCCTATCAGCTGTGAGGACCACAACACGCACACGCCGACTGCTTTTTCGGTCAAACGCGATGCATCTCCTCCGTTTCATCCCCAACCCCCACAAACTTAGATCGAGCGCATCGACTGGAGCCATctcgtgttggagatatgcccaagaggcaataataaaagaggttattatatatctttgtgtttatgataaatgtttatataccatgctataattatattaaccgaaacattaatacatgtgtgttatgtaaacaacaaggagtccctagtaagcctcttaactagcttgttgattaatagatgatcattgtttcatgatcatgaacattggatgttattaataacaaggttatgtcattatatgaatgatgtaatggacacacccaattaagcgtagcataagatcacgtcattaagttatttgctataagctttcgatacatagttacctagtcctttcgaccatgagatcatgtaaatcacttataccggaaaggtactttgattacatcaaacgtcactgcgtaaatgggtggttacaaaggtgggattaagtatccggaaagtatgagttgaggcatatggatcaacagtgggatttgtccatcccgatgatggatagatatactctggaccctctcggtggaatgtcatctaaatagcttgcaagcatatgaatggttcataagagaccacataccacagtacgagtaaagagtacttgtcaggagacgaggttgaacaaggtatagagagataccgatgatcaaacctcggacaagtaaaatatcgcgtgacaaagggaatcagtatcgtatgtgaatggttcattcgatcactaagtcatcgttgaatatgtgggagccattatggatctccagatcccgctattggttattagtcggagagagttctcaaccatgtctacatagttcgcgaaccgtagggtgacacacttaaggtttgatgtcgtattagtagaacttgaatatggaatggagttcgaagttttgttcggagtctcggatgggatcccggacatcacgaggagttccggaatggtccggagaataagattcatatataggaagtcattttataagtttgaaaatgatccggtgaatttatggaaggttctagaaggttctagaaaagtccggaagaaatcactttggaaggcggactccaccacccatggccggccaaccctagaggggtggagtcccaagtggactccaccaagggggccggccaccccccccctcatggaagggtgggaatcccacttgaggtgggagtcccaccttgggtaggtttccctacacatggaaggtattgggttggggtcttattcgaagacttgtagtccaacacttgggggttccacctatataataaggggccaaggggagggggccgaccaccacaacaccaccaccttggccgcaccccgaggaggccggccaccccctctccccaaaccctagccgccccactcctccccctctcccgcaacgcttagcgaagctccgccggagatctccatcgccaccgccaccacgccgtcgtgctgtcagattcaaggaggagctactacttccgctgcccgctggaacggggagaaggacatcgtcttcatcaacaccgaacgtgtgaccgagtacggaggtgctgcccgattgtggcaccatcaagatcttctacgcgcttttgaaagcggcaagtgatcgtctaccgcagcaacaagagcctcatcttgtaggctttggaaatcttcaagggtgagtctcgttcatcccctcgttgctcccgtcttctagattgcatcttggcttggattgtgttctcgcggtaggaatttttttgttttctatgcaacgaatccctacatctcGACCCCTCCCTCAACCCCCATCGACATGTTCCTGAGCTCGGAAGAGGAGGAATCGGAGGGGGTGGAGTTGCAGATCGTGCGGCGCCCTTGCTCCCGAGGTGAAGGGCAGCGACGATGGCGTTTGGGAGGGGAATCGAACACTGCCGGTGCTCCCAAGGCAAACGGCGGCAACCAGGAAGTTGGTGGTGTTGCGGGGGTGGGAGGATGGTTTGGCTTCCCGTTTCCGAGCACAACTTTGTAGTATGTTTGTGATCCCGTTTCCCATATTTTCTAGTATGTTTGTGATCCCAATTTTGTGTTGAATCCGCGGTGGATGAATTTTTTGTAAAATTAGATGAAGTTTTGCACTGTCTGGTTCTATTTTTTGAGGT
It includes:
- the LOC127313538 gene encoding F-box protein At5g07610 isoform X1 — protein: MSIPADRSPPCEEGRTSPRVRSSSTPPSGTAVEGLTDDLLVEVLSRVPARSLCRFKCVSNHWLSLIDHPDHRKKLPQALAGFLHSSTYTYEWRLQAPIHFTSFPGRRCPPVDTFLHNNGRVDLLDCCNGLLLCRRYDISSEGDRFSYVVCNPATTKWTVLPGSGKATKEVSAVRLGFDPALSSHFHVFELVMDPVVYWDRVVVGAAVYSSETRRWAYKEKRWNACIRLLKDELVSVFLNGYLHFQADCSEVSPCLAVLDTEGETWMDFAVPDDGVTDGFIQRSQGRLNYANFQWYEDGDVTRLLVYVLDSYESKEWILKHSVETSCLFGGIEYCLVREIDYIMSGGFDWIAIDPECNLLFLTVGWGNKFMCYSMDRRQVKMISKLVDGKPPYIPYVPLYAELQSLLN
- the LOC127313538 gene encoding F-box protein At5g07610 isoform X2 — protein: MSIPTDRSPPWEEGRTSPRVRSSSTPPSGTAVEGLTDDLLVEVLSRVPARSLCRFKCVSNHWLSLIDHPDHRKKLPQALAGFLHSSTYTYEWRLQAPIHFTSFPGRRCPPVDTFLHNNGRVDLLDCCNGLLLCRRYDISSEGDRFSYVVCNPATTKWTVLPGSGKATKEVSAVRLGFDPALSSHFHVFELVMDPVVYWDRVVVGAAVYSSETRRWAYKEKRWNACIRLLKDELVSVFLNGYLHFQADCSEVSPCLAVLDTEGETWMDFAVPDDGVTDGFIQRSQGRLNYANFQWYEDGDVTRLLVYVLDSYESKEWILKHSVETSCLFGGIEYCLVREIDYIMSGGFDWIAIDPECNLLFLTVGWGNKFMCYSMDRRQVKMISKLVDGKPPYIPYVPLYAELQSLLN